A window of Borrelia sp. A-FGy1 contains these coding sequences:
- the rsmI gene encoding 16S rRNA (cytidine(1402)-2'-O)-methyltransferase — translation MLYIVGTPIGNLGDITYRAINIFKLVDVIFAEDTRITKRLLSHYGIVKKLISCNAVTEGRKIELLLEYLSSEKSVAFLSDAGTPCLSDPGGLLVDAALKNGYRVSPIPGVSSFNTIISVNPFKDKVIVFEGFLPTKGVKRVKRIEELYSRGDAFVILESCHRILKLLFEISLVNLNAHVLVGREMTKVYEEYKVGKPLELKKYFEENKKVKGEFTVLVSRKIKG, via the coding sequence GTGTTATATATTGTTGGAACACCCATAGGTAATTTAGGAGATATTACTTATCGTGCTATTAACATTTTTAAATTGGTGGATGTTATATTTGCTGAGGATACGAGAATTACTAAAAGACTTTTGTCTCATTATGGTATTGTTAAAAAGTTAATTTCTTGTAATGCAGTAACAGAAGGTAGGAAAATAGAATTATTATTGGAGTATTTATCTAGTGAAAAAAGTGTAGCTTTTCTTAGCGATGCAGGTACACCTTGTCTGAGTGATCCTGGTGGATTACTTGTTGATGCAGCATTGAAAAATGGGTATAGAGTTTCCCCTATTCCAGGAGTCAGCTCTTTTAATACAATTATTAGCGTAAATCCTTTTAAGGATAAGGTTATAGTATTTGAAGGATTTTTGCCAACTAAGGGAGTTAAAAGGGTGAAGAGGATTGAAGAACTTTATAGTAGAGGCGATGCATTTGTGATTCTTGAATCCTGTCATAGAATTTTAAAATTGTTATTTGAAATTTCTTTAGTTAATTTAAATGCCCATGTTCTTGTTGGACGTGAGATGACAAAAGTATATGAAGAATATAAAGTAGGTAAGCCTTTAGAATTAAAAAAATATTTTGAAGAGAATAAGAAAGTTAAAGGAGAGTTTACAGTTTTAGTGAGTAGGAAAATTAAGGGTTAA
- a CDS encoding YigZ family protein has product MMLTPKESIHSKIEVKKSIFLSYIFHVEKKEEINKILREYRLKFKNASHVVYGFRIGNSISFINGMSDDKEPHLTAGKPTLDAILNNNLTDTLIITIRYFGGTLLGKGSLIKAYYKSAGELINKSKLIEKEEMETLNLNLNYNQYILLIRIKKRIGIKITDASFLEKINTTITFNQKNKADILLFLKENSLI; this is encoded by the coding sequence ATAATGCTAACTCCTAAAGAAAGTATCCACTCAAAAATTGAAGTAAAGAAATCCATCTTTCTATCATATATTTTTCATGTAGAGAAAAAAGAAGAAATAAATAAAATATTAAGAGAATATAGATTAAAATTTAAAAATGCATCGCATGTTGTATATGGCTTTAGAATAGGCAATTCAATTTCTTTTATAAATGGAATGAGTGACGACAAAGAACCACATTTAACAGCAGGAAAACCTACACTAGATGCCATATTAAATAATAATTTAACAGACACCCTAATAATCACAATACGCTATTTTGGAGGAACTCTACTTGGAAAAGGAAGTCTAATCAAAGCATATTACAAGTCAGCAGGAGAATTAATAAATAAATCAAAATTAATAGAAAAAGAAGAAATGGAAACTTTAAATCTAAATTTAAACTATAATCAATATATCTTACTTATAAGAATAAAAAAAAGAATAGGAATTAAAATTACAGATGCAAGTTTTTTAGAAAAAATAAATACTACAATAACATTTAATCAAAAAAATAAAGCAGATATTTTACTATTTTTAAAAGAAAATTCTTTAATTTAA
- a CDS encoding DUF1893 domain-containing protein: MISGLNPTLRLFKDHRILYSNMERGLKPLLEVDNFINKYIQNKEGLEIYDKVVGKAAAIIIYNIGLQNVQAGVISQPAKDFLESRGIRVTFKKLVERINDKAENLIESLENPEEVYKYMIKSGIIMNNF; this comes from the coding sequence ATGATATCAGGATTGAATCCTACATTAAGGTTATTTAAGGACCATAGGATACTTTATTCTAATATGGAAAGAGGTTTAAAACCGCTTTTAGAAGTTGACAATTTTATTAATAAGTATATTCAGAATAAGGAAGGTTTAGAGATATATGATAAAGTTGTGGGCAAGGCTGCTGCTATTATTATATATAATATTGGACTTCAAAATGTTCAAGCTGGTGTTATTTCTCAACCAGCAAAGGACTTTTTGGAAAGTAGGGGAATAAGAGTAACTTTTAAAAAATTGGTAGAGCGAATAAATGATAAGGCTGAAAATTTGATTGAAAGCTTAGAAAATCCAGAAGAAGTATATAAGTATATGATAAAAAGTGGAATTATTATGAATAACTTTTAA